The Polaribacter sp. HaHaR_3_91 genomic sequence ATGAATTGTATAAACATTGCAGGTATGTTTTATTTTAAAAGAGAATTTAAAATGCAATTGAACCAATGTAAGATAAGTTGGTTGTCATTTAGTAAAACATACAAATTTGGGTTCCTTTTTATTTTTATCATTGCTTTGGCAATGTCTTCGGTTACACCTTCTATTTTTGATAATGAAAGTTATTATATACAAACCATTAAATGGTTAAATGAATATGGTTTTGCAAAAGGATTGGGTAATTTACATATCTTTTTTGCCCAAACATCTAGTTGGCATATTTTACAAGCAGCGTTTACTTTTCCGTTTTTAGAAACGAATTTTAACGATTTGAATGGTTTCTTTTTAATCGTCTTTTCTTTTTACTGTTTTCAGCAGTTGTGTCAATTTAAGTCAACCAAAAAAATACATCAATTATATATAGGAAGTGTGTTGATTGGTTTGCCTTTTATAATATTTTTTATCAACGCACCATCGCCAGATTTACCGGTGTTTTTAATCAGTCAGTTGTTGTTTTTTCTTTTTATAAAATATTTTAATAAGATTGATTACTCTAATTTTATTCTCATTCTATTACTCACAATTTTCTTGTGTGTTATTAAAATCACTACGTGTGTATTGGTTTTATTACCATTAATTTTATTTGTAAAACATTATAAAGTACTGAAAAATAATTTAGTGAAACCAATTGTGTTCTCACTTTTTGTAGTTGGATTGTTTTTAATGAAAAACGTTGTTCTAACGGGCTACTTGTTATATCCGTTACAAATTTTAGATGTTCTAGATGTAGATTGGAAAGTACCCACAGAGCTTATTCAATTGTTTAAAGTGGGTACGTATAATGCTGCTTTTGATTATCAAGATTTAAACAGTCTTTCTACTTATCAGTTATTTATTGCGTGGATAACCTCGTTTAAATTCAATGGAATTATCAATATCATATTTGTGGTTTTATTGGTGTCTTTTCCTTTTTTATGGTATTTAAAAAGCAAAGAAAAATCAGTTTTTATTTTGTATTTAATTGGTGTTTTAAACTTTGTATTGGCTTGGGTTTTCTCTCCACAATATCGATTCTTCTTTTTTTATATGTTATTCTTTGCCATGCAAATTTGTGTTTGGTTTTTTAGAAAAGAAAAAATAATCATGCTGTTTACCTACTTGAGTTTGTTGCTAAGTTTGGTTCCTTTTTTAACCGAATTAAAATTGAGTAATTATACTACCATTAAAAAAACGAATATCAAAACAAGTCTGTTAAAACCAAAAAACATTTTACAACCAAATGTAAATTCTAGCATGAGTGCCGACTTTGAGCAACATATAGAAAACGGATTTCATTACAATTCACCTACAAAAGAAAGTTACTTTTGGACGGTAGGAGATATTCCTTTACCTGCGGTTAATGTGAAACAAATTTCTTTTATAAAAGAGCACTATAAAATTGTTCCTAGTTTAAGAACAGGGAATTTTGAAGATGGTTTTAAGAGTGTTGATAGTGAGTAGGTAGAAAATTCTGAAGATTAGAATCTGTTATGTTTTTAAAGAGAAATATAGATACGTTAAGATTTGTTTTAAGCAGATTTAGGTGAGGTTTAACTTGGTTTTAAATACTTAAAAGTTTAATTTCGTTAAAAGTTGGTCTTGAAATTGTAATAAAGAAATTAAATGAAAAAAATAGAAGTTGTAGCTGCTATAATATATTTTAAAAATGAAATTTTTTGTGTTCAAAGACCAAAAAATAAACTAAGTTATATCTCAGAAAAATTTGAATTTCCTGGTGGAAAAATCGAAAAAGGAGAGTCAAAGGAAGAAGCACTACGAAGAGAACTTATTGAGGAATTAAATTTTATTCCGAATAAAATAGATGACCTATTTATAACTGTTGTTCATGAATATCCTGATTTTGAATTAACAATGCACAGTTTTAAATGTTATTCAGAGATTAAAGAGATTAAACTGAATGAACATATTTCTTCTGAATGGTTAGCTATAAAAGATATAGATAAACTAGATTGGGCTGAAGCAGATATTCCTATAGTTAATAAGTTAATTAAGGATGAATAAAATCTTTGATGATAGTTTTAAAAATAGTTTACTTACAGGATTTATTGATAAATCATTAGATTCTGAGGCTCTTTATCAACCAGAGTTACTTGTAAATAGAAAAATTCCAAGGAAAAAAGTTCTATCAACAATTATAAAAGAACTAGAAAAGTGTGAAAGTTTTTATATTTCTGTAGCATTTGTTACTACAAGCGGTGTTGCAGCGTTAATAAATACTTTTAAAACACTTGACGATAAAGGTGTCAAAGGGAA encodes the following:
- a CDS encoding (deoxy)nucleoside triphosphate pyrophosphohydrolase; translated protein: MKKIEVVAAIIYFKNEIFCVQRPKNKLSYISEKFEFPGGKIEKGESKEEALRRELIEELNFIPNKIDDLFITVVHEYPDFELTMHSFKCYSEIKEIKLNEHISSEWLAIKDIDKLDWAEADIPIVNKLIKDE